From one Mycobacterium colombiense CECT 3035 genomic stretch:
- a CDS encoding LCP family protein — protein sequence MPVQHVVRVIATALTLAVVLGTGIAWSNVRSFEDGIFHMSAPSLGKGGDDGAIDILLVGLDSRTDAHGNPLSQEELDTLRAGDEEATNTDTIILIRIPNNGKSATAISIPRDSYVAAPGLGKTKINGVYGQTREAKRTALVKAGASATEAAAQGTEAGREALIKTVADLTGVTVDHYAEIGLLGFSLITDALGGVDVCLKEPVFEPLSGADFPAGPQRLNGPEALSFVRQRHELPRGDLDRVVRQQVVMASLAHRVISGQTLSSPTTVKRLEAAVQRSVVISAGWDVMDFVQQMQKLAGGNVAFATIPVLDGAGWSDDGMQSVVRLDPHQVADWVAGLLHDQEQGKTEEIAYTPAKTTASVVNDTDINGLASAVSDVLSAKGFATGTVGNNESGHVKASQVRAAKSDDLGAKEVSKELGGLPVVADASLAPGAVRVVLANDYSGPGSGLSGSAEIMPAKVSTAGAVTADPRVPAPSPILTAGSDKPECIN from the coding sequence ATGCCTGTGCAACATGTGGTTCGTGTGATTGCCACCGCGCTGACGCTCGCGGTCGTCCTCGGCACCGGGATCGCGTGGAGCAATGTCCGATCGTTCGAAGACGGCATCTTCCACATGTCCGCGCCCTCGCTGGGCAAAGGCGGCGACGACGGCGCCATCGACATCCTGCTGGTGGGGCTGGACAGCCGCACCGATGCGCACGGCAACCCGCTGTCGCAGGAGGAGCTGGACACGCTGAGGGCCGGCGACGAGGAAGCCACCAACACCGACACGATCATCCTGATCCGCATCCCCAACAACGGGAAGTCGGCCACCGCGATCTCCATCCCGCGCGACTCCTACGTCGCCGCCCCGGGGTTGGGCAAGACCAAGATCAACGGCGTCTACGGCCAGACCCGGGAGGCCAAGCGCACCGCCCTGGTCAAGGCCGGCGCCTCCGCCACCGAGGCCGCGGCCCAGGGCACCGAGGCCGGCCGCGAGGCGCTGATCAAGACCGTCGCCGACCTCACCGGCGTCACCGTCGACCACTACGCCGAGATCGGCCTGCTCGGCTTCTCGCTGATCACCGACGCCCTCGGCGGTGTCGACGTGTGCCTCAAGGAGCCGGTGTTCGAACCGCTGTCGGGTGCCGACTTCCCGGCCGGCCCGCAGCGGCTCAACGGGCCCGAGGCGCTCAGCTTCGTGCGGCAACGCCACGAGCTGCCGCGCGGCGACCTGGACCGCGTGGTGCGCCAGCAGGTGGTGATGGCCTCGCTGGCCCACCGGGTGATCTCCGGCCAGACGCTGTCCAGTCCCACCACGGTCAAGCGGCTGGAGGCCGCCGTCCAGCGCTCGGTGGTGATCTCCGCCGGTTGGGACGTGATGGATTTCGTGCAGCAGATGCAGAAGCTGGCCGGCGGCAACGTCGCCTTCGCCACCATCCCGGTGCTCGACGGCGCCGGCTGGAGCGACGACGGCATGCAGAGCGTGGTGCGGCTGGACCCGCATCAGGTCGCCGACTGGGTGGCCGGCCTGCTGCACGACCAGGAGCAGGGCAAGACCGAGGAGATCGCCTACACCCCCGCGAAGACCACGGCCAGCGTGGTCAACGACACCGACATCAACGGCCTGGCCTCGGCCGTGTCAGACGTGTTGAGCGCCAAGGGCTTTGCCACGGGTACGGTGGGCAACAACGAGAGCGGGCACGTCAAGGCCAGCCAGGTGCGCGCCGCCAAGAGCGACGACCTGGGGGCCAAGGAGGTTTCCAAGGAGTTGGGTGGGTTGCCGGTGGTCGCCGACGCCTCGCTGGCGCCGGGTGCGGTGCGGGTGGTGCTGGCCAACGACTACAGCGGTCCGGGCTCGGGCCTGTCCGGCAGCGCCGAGATCATGCCCGCCAAGGTGTCCACCGCCGGAGCGGTGACCGCCGACCCCAGGGTCCCGGCCCCCTCGCCGATTCTGACCGCGGGCTCCGACAAGCCGGAGTGCATCAACTGA
- the rfbD gene encoding dTDP-4-dehydrorhamnose reductase, giving the protein MSGRIVIAGAGGQLGGYLTSLAASQGRDAVAFTSSQWDITDPAAAERIVRPGDVVINCGAYTDVDGAETDEAGAFAVNETGPGHIARACAQAGAQLIHVSTDYVFNGDFGGAPPRPYEPSDQTAPQGVYARSKVAGERAVLAALPEAVVVRTAWVYTGGTGKDFVAVMRRLAAGDGPVNVVDDQIGSPTYVGDLAAALLQIVDDGVPGPILHAANEGACSRFEQARAVFEECGADPERVRPVTTDHFPRPAPRPAYSALSSGQSVAAGMRPLRPWRPALVAALAASHNAAGAVAADRPLPSTRD; this is encoded by the coding sequence ATGTCAGGCAGGATCGTGATCGCCGGTGCCGGCGGGCAGCTGGGCGGCTATTTGACCTCGCTCGCAGCAAGTCAGGGCCGTGACGCGGTGGCGTTCACGTCGTCGCAGTGGGACATCACCGACCCCGCGGCCGCCGAGCGGATCGTGCGGCCCGGCGACGTCGTGATCAACTGCGGGGCCTACACCGACGTCGACGGCGCCGAGACCGACGAGGCCGGCGCGTTCGCCGTCAACGAGACCGGGCCCGGGCACATCGCCCGCGCCTGCGCGCAGGCCGGCGCCCAGCTGATCCACGTCTCCACCGACTACGTATTCAACGGCGACTTCGGCGGCGCGCCGCCCCGCCCGTACGAGCCCAGCGACCAGACCGCGCCGCAGGGCGTGTACGCGCGCAGCAAGGTCGCGGGGGAGCGGGCTGTGCTCGCCGCGTTGCCGGAGGCGGTCGTGGTCCGCACCGCCTGGGTCTACACCGGCGGCACCGGCAAGGACTTCGTCGCCGTCATGCGCCGGCTGGCCGCCGGGGACGGCCCGGTAAATGTGGTGGACGACCAGATCGGCTCCCCGACCTACGTCGGCGACCTGGCCGCCGCGCTGCTGCAGATCGTCGACGACGGCGTTCCCGGCCCGATCCTGCACGCCGCCAACGAGGGCGCGTGCTCGCGGTTCGAACAGGCCCGCGCCGTCTTCGAGGAGTGCGGCGCCGATCCGGAGCGGGTGCGCCCGGTCACCACCGACCACTTTCCGCGCCCGGCGCCCCGGCCCGCCTACTCCGCGCTGTCCAGCGGCCAGTCCGTGGCCGCGGGAATGCGGCCGCTGCGGCCTTGGCGCCCTGCGCTTGTCGCGGCGCTGGCCGCCTCTCACAACGCAGCTGGCGCTGTCGCGGCCGATCGACCGTTACCCTCTACGCGTGACTGA
- a CDS encoding glycosyltransferase family 2 protein, with amino-acid sequence MTDVLPVVTVTYSPGPHLERFLASLSLATEREVCVLLADNGSTDGTPEAAVERYPNVRLFHTGANLGYGTAVNRAVAQLDRDDDWVIVANPDVQWGPGSIDELLDAASRWPRAGALGPLVRDPDGSVYPSARHLPSLIRGGMHAVVGPFWKSNPWSAAYRQERLEPSERPVGWLSGSCLLLRRSAFGQIGGFDERYFMYMEDVDLGDRLGKAGWLSVYVPSAEVLHHKGHSTGGDPANHLAAHHKSTYMFLADRHSGWLRAPLRWTLRASLAVRSRLMVRSALRATGRRKLVEGRH; translated from the coding sequence GTGACTGACGTCCTGCCGGTCGTGACGGTGACCTACTCACCGGGCCCGCACCTGGAGCGCTTCCTGGCCTCGCTGTCGCTGGCCACCGAGCGAGAGGTGTGCGTGCTGCTGGCCGACAACGGCTCCACCGACGGCACCCCGGAGGCCGCCGTCGAGCGCTATCCCAACGTGCGGCTGTTCCACACCGGCGCCAACCTCGGCTACGGGACCGCGGTGAATCGCGCCGTCGCGCAACTGGATCGCGACGACGACTGGGTGATCGTCGCCAACCCCGACGTGCAGTGGGGCCCGGGCAGCATCGACGAACTCCTGGACGCCGCGTCACGCTGGCCGCGCGCCGGCGCGCTGGGCCCGCTGGTCCGCGATCCCGACGGATCGGTCTATCCGTCGGCGCGCCACCTGCCCAGCCTGATCCGCGGCGGCATGCACGCCGTCGTCGGGCCGTTCTGGAAGAGCAACCCGTGGTCGGCCGCGTACCGGCAGGAACGGCTGGAGCCCAGCGAGCGGCCGGTGGGCTGGCTGTCGGGCTCGTGCCTGCTGCTGCGCCGCTCGGCGTTCGGCCAGATCGGCGGCTTCGACGAGCGCTACTTCATGTACATGGAAGACGTCGACCTCGGCGACCGGCTCGGCAAGGCCGGCTGGCTGTCCGTCTACGTCCCATCGGCGGAGGTGCTGCACCACAAGGGCCACTCCACCGGAGGGGACCCGGCCAACCACCTGGCCGCCCACCACAAGAGCACGTATATGTTCCTGGCCGACCGGCACTCCGGTTGGCTGCGCGCTCCGCTGCGCTGGACCCTGCGGGCATCGCTGGCGGTGCGGTCCCGCCTGATGGTGCGCAGCGCGCTGCGCGCCACCGGACGGCGGAAACTGGTAGAAGGGCGACACTGA
- a CDS encoding sugar phosphate nucleotidyltransferase, producing MADLSRGPQVDVVILVGGKGTRLRPLTLSAPKPMLPTAGLPFLTHLLSRVAAAGIEHVILSTSYRAAVFEAEFGDGSKLGLQIEYVTEEHPLGTGGGIANVAGHLRHDTVMVFNGDVLSGADLGQMLDFHSAQQSDVTLHLVRVGDPRAFGCVTTDDTGRVTAFVEKTQDPPTDQINAGTYVFSRQVLDRIPRGREVSVEREVFPALLADPGVKVCGYVDASYWRDMGTPEDFVRGSADLVRGIAPSPALRGHRGEQLVHDGAAVSPGAVLIGGTVVGRGAEIGPGVRLDGAVIFDGVKVEAGSVIERSIIGFGARIGPRALIRDGVIGDGADIGARCELLRGARVWPGVSIPDGGIRYSSDV from the coding sequence GTGGCAGATCTTTCGCGGGGTCCGCAAGTCGATGTGGTGATCCTGGTCGGCGGCAAGGGCACCCGGCTGCGGCCGCTGACCCTGTCGGCGCCCAAGCCGATGCTGCCCACCGCGGGGCTGCCGTTCCTCACGCACCTGCTGTCGCGGGTCGCCGCGGCCGGCATCGAGCACGTCATCCTCAGCACGTCGTATCGGGCCGCGGTGTTCGAGGCGGAGTTCGGCGACGGCTCCAAGCTGGGCCTGCAGATCGAATACGTCACCGAGGAGCACCCGCTGGGCACCGGCGGCGGTATCGCCAACGTCGCCGGGCACCTGCGGCACGACACCGTGATGGTGTTCAACGGCGACGTGCTCTCCGGCGCCGACCTGGGCCAGATGCTCGACTTCCACTCCGCCCAGCAATCCGACGTCACCCTGCACCTGGTCCGGGTGGGCGATCCCCGGGCGTTCGGCTGCGTCACCACCGACGACACCGGCCGGGTCACCGCCTTCGTGGAGAAGACGCAGGACCCGCCGACCGACCAGATCAACGCCGGCACCTACGTCTTCTCCCGCCAGGTGCTCGACCGGATTCCGCGCGGCCGCGAGGTCTCGGTGGAGCGCGAGGTGTTCCCCGCGCTGCTCGCCGACCCCGGCGTGAAGGTGTGCGGCTACGTCGACGCCAGCTACTGGCGCGACATGGGCACACCCGAGGACTTCGTCCGCGGCTCGGCGGACCTGGTGCGCGGCATCGCGCCGTCGCCGGCGCTGCGCGGCCACCGCGGCGAGCAGCTGGTGCACGACGGCGCCGCGGTATCGCCGGGCGCGGTGCTGATCGGCGGCACGGTCGTCGGGCGGGGCGCCGAGATCGGCCCCGGCGTCCGGCTGGACGGCGCGGTGATCTTCGACGGCGTCAAGGTCGAGGCCGGCAGCGTGATCGAGCGCTCGATCATCGGCTTCGGGGCGCGCATCGGCCCGCGGGCGCTGATCCGCGACGGCGTGATCGGCGACGGCGCCGACATCGGGGCGCGCTGCGAGCTGCTGCGTGGCGCCCGGGTGTGGCCCGGCGTGTCGATTCCCGACGGCGGCATCCGGTATTCGAGCGACGTCTAG
- a CDS encoding class I SAM-dependent methyltransferase, with protein MKFAGKAAASADKVRGGYYTPAPVARFLAAWVRAAGPRIVEPSCGDGAILRELASLSDQARGVELIADEAAKSRRFAPVDAESLFAWLATAEAGGWDGVAGNPPYIRFGNWSSRQRDPALDLMRREGLRPTRLTNAWVPFVVASTVLARDGGRVGLVLPAELLQVGYAAQLRDFLLSRFREITLLTFERLVFDGILQEVVLFCGVVGAGPARIRTVHLADADALTQTDLGVEHTAFGPALLHENEKWTKYFLDPAAIRLLRALRSSGALTRLGSVAEVDVGIVTGRNAFFTFTDAQAGELGLRPHCVPLVARSAQLSGLVYDTDCRATDLAAGQRGWLLNAPREPADPELRAHIRAGEAAGVHRGYKCSIRTPWWTTPSLWVPDLFLLRQIHRAPRLTVNAAAATSTDTVHRVRLTARVEPAALAAAFHNSVTFAFTEIMGRSYGGGVLELEPREAEQLPIPPPAHADAELACDVDLLLKANEIEKALDVVDRRVLIDGLGMPAEAVADCRAAWVSLRDRRKRRRSR; from the coding sequence ATGAAGTTCGCCGGCAAGGCGGCGGCCTCGGCCGACAAGGTCCGCGGCGGCTACTACACGCCGGCGCCGGTGGCCCGCTTCCTGGCCGCCTGGGTCCGCGCGGCCGGACCCAGGATCGTCGAACCCTCCTGCGGCGACGGCGCCATCCTGCGCGAGCTGGCAAGCCTCAGCGACCAGGCCCGGGGCGTCGAGCTGATCGCCGACGAGGCGGCGAAGTCCCGCCGGTTCGCGCCCGTCGACGCCGAGAGCCTGTTCGCCTGGCTCGCCACCGCCGAGGCCGGCGGCTGGGACGGCGTCGCCGGCAACCCGCCCTACATCCGGTTCGGCAACTGGTCGTCGCGGCAGCGCGATCCGGCGCTGGACCTGATGCGGCGCGAGGGTCTGCGTCCCACCCGGCTGACCAACGCCTGGGTCCCGTTCGTCGTGGCGAGCACGGTGCTCGCGCGTGACGGCGGCCGGGTGGGGCTGGTGCTGCCGGCCGAGCTGCTGCAGGTCGGCTACGCCGCCCAGCTGCGCGACTTCCTGCTGAGCCGGTTCCGCGAGATCACCCTGCTGACCTTCGAACGGCTGGTGTTCGACGGCATCCTGCAGGAGGTCGTGTTGTTCTGTGGTGTCGTCGGCGCCGGCCCGGCGCGCATCCGCACGGTCCACCTCGCCGACGCCGACGCCCTCACACAGACGGATCTGGGCGTCGAGCACACTGCGTTCGGGCCGGCGCTGCTGCACGAGAACGAGAAGTGGACCAAGTACTTCCTGGACCCCGCCGCGATCCGGCTGCTGCGGGCGCTCAGGAGCTCGGGCGCGCTGACCCGGCTCGGGTCCGTCGCCGAGGTCGACGTCGGCATCGTGACCGGCCGCAACGCCTTCTTCACCTTCACCGATGCCCAGGCCGGCGAGCTGGGGCTGCGGCCGCACTGCGTCCCGCTCGTCGCGCGCAGCGCCCAGCTGTCCGGGTTGGTCTACGACACCGATTGCCGGGCAACCGATCTCGCCGCCGGGCAGCGGGGCTGGCTGCTCAACGCGCCGCGTGAGCCGGCCGATCCGGAGTTGAGAGCGCACATCCGCGCCGGCGAGGCGGCCGGCGTGCATCGCGGCTACAAGTGCTCGATCCGCACGCCGTGGTGGACCACGCCGTCGCTCTGGGTGCCCGACCTGTTCCTGCTGCGCCAGATCCACCGGGCGCCGCGGCTGACCGTGAACGCCGCGGCGGCCACGAGCACCGACACCGTGCACCGGGTGCGCCTGACCGCCCGGGTCGAGCCGGCCGCGCTGGCCGCGGCGTTCCACAACAGCGTGACGTTCGCCTTCACCGAGATCATGGGCCGCAGCTACGGCGGCGGCGTCCTGGAGCTCGAGCCCCGCGAGGCCGAGCAGCTGCCCATTCCCCCGCCGGCGCACGCCGATGCCGAGCTCGCCTGCGATGTGGATTTGTTGCTGAAGGCCAACGAGATCGAGAAGGCGCTCGACGTGGTCGACCGCCGCGTGCTGATCGACGGCCTGGGCATGCCCGCCGAGGCGGTGGCGGACTGCCGCGCGGCGTGGGTGTCGCTGCGAGATCGGCGGAAACGGCGGAGATCACGATGA
- a CDS encoding coenzyme F420-0:L-glutamate ligase codes for MTSAPGEHGSAAAIEILPVAGLPEFRPGDDLGAAVAAAAPWLRDGDVVVVTSKAVSKCEGRLVPAPRDPEERDELRRKLVDDEAVRVLARKGRTLITENRIGLVQAAAGVDGSNVGRDELALLPVDPDGSAAALRAGLRERLGVEVAVVITDTMGRAWRNGQTDAAVGAAGLAVLHGYSGAVDQHGNELLVTEVAVADEIAAAADLVKGKLTAMPVAVVRGLPARLVTDDGSTARRLLRPGTEDLFWLGTAEALELGRREAQLLRRSVRRFSAEPVPAELLEAAVAEALTAPAPHHTRPVRFVWLRTPATRIRLLDRMKDQWRADLAGDGRPADSIDRRVARGQILYDAPEVVIPILVPDGAHAYPDAARTDAEHTMFTVAVGAAVQALLVALAVRGLGSCWIGSTIFAADLVRAELELPADWEPLGAIAIGYAAEPAGPRDPADPGDLLIRK; via the coding sequence ATGACCTCTGCCCCCGGCGAGCACGGCAGCGCCGCCGCCATCGAGATCCTGCCCGTCGCCGGGCTGCCCGAATTCCGGCCCGGCGACGACCTGGGTGCCGCCGTCGCCGCGGCCGCGCCGTGGCTGCGGGACGGTGACGTCGTCGTCGTCACCAGCAAGGCGGTGTCCAAGTGCGAGGGCCGGCTGGTGCCGGCGCCGCGGGATCCCGAGGAGCGCGACGAACTGCGGCGCAAGCTGGTCGACGACGAAGCCGTCCGGGTGCTCGCCCGCAAGGGCCGGACCCTGATCACCGAGAACCGGATCGGCCTGGTGCAGGCCGCCGCGGGCGTGGACGGATCCAACGTCGGCCGCGACGAGCTGGCGCTGCTGCCGGTCGACCCGGACGGCAGCGCCGCGGCGCTGCGCGCCGGGCTGCGCGAGCGGCTCGGCGTCGAGGTCGCCGTGGTCATCACCGACACGATGGGCCGCGCCTGGCGCAACGGCCAGACCGACGCGGCCGTGGGCGCGGCGGGTCTGGCTGTGCTGCACGGCTATTCGGGGGCGGTCGATCAGCATGGCAACGAGCTGCTGGTCACCGAGGTCGCGGTCGCCGACGAGATCGCCGCGGCCGCCGACCTGGTCAAGGGCAAACTGACCGCGATGCCGGTGGCGGTGGTGCGCGGCCTGCCGGCACGGCTGGTGACCGACGACGGCTCGACGGCGCGGCGGTTACTGCGGCCGGGCACCGAGGACCTGTTCTGGCTCGGCACCGCCGAGGCCCTGGAGCTGGGCCGCCGCGAGGCGCAGCTGCTGCGCCGATCGGTGCGCCGGTTCAGCGCCGAGCCGGTGCCGGCCGAGCTGCTGGAGGCCGCCGTCGCCGAGGCGCTGACCGCGCCGGCCCCGCACCACACCCGCCCGGTGCGGTTCGTCTGGCTGCGCACCCCGGCCACCCGGATCCGGCTGCTGGACCGGATGAAGGACCAGTGGCGCGCCGACCTCGCCGGTGACGGCCGGCCCGCCGACTCCATCGACCGCCGGGTGGCGCGCGGCCAGATCCTCTACGACGCGCCCGAAGTCGTCATCCCGATCCTGGTGCCCGACGGCGCCCACGCCTATCCCGACGCCGCCCGCACCGACGCCGAGCACACCATGTTCACCGTCGCGGTCGGCGCGGCCGTGCAGGCCCTGCTGGTCGCGCTGGCGGTGCGCGGGCTGGGCAGCTGCTGGATCGGCTCGACGATCTTCGCCGCCGACCTGGTGCGCGCCGAGCTCGAACTGCCCGCCGACTGGGAGCCGCTGGGCGCCATCGCCATCGGCTACGCCGCCGAACCGGCCGGGCCCCGTGATCCGGCAGACCCCGGTGATCTGCTGATCCGCAAGTGA
- the cofD gene encoding 2-phospho-L-lactate transferase, which yields MKVTVLVGGVGGARFLLGVQQLFGLGQFQSQRRPDSDAGSHELTAIVNIGDDAWIHGLRVCPDLDTCMYTLGGGVDPERGWGHRDETWHAKEELARYGVQPDWFGLGDRDIGTHLVRTQMLNAGYPLSQITTALCDRWQPGARLLPASDDRCETHVVITDPDDGSRRAIHFQEWWVRYRAQVPTHSFAFVGAEKAAATTDATAAIADADVILLAPSNPVVSVGAILAVPGIRGALRAARAPIVGYSPIIGGKPLRGMADACLSVIGVESTAEAVGRHYGARRDTGILDGWLVSEDDSADIDGVSVRSVPLVMTDPAATAEMVRAGLDLAGVKP from the coding sequence GTGAAGGTCACCGTTCTGGTCGGTGGGGTTGGCGGCGCCCGCTTCCTGCTGGGGGTTCAACAGCTGTTCGGGCTCGGTCAATTTCAATCGCAACGGCGCCCGGACAGCGACGCCGGCAGTCACGAGCTCACGGCGATCGTCAACATTGGCGATGACGCCTGGATCCACGGACTGCGAGTCTGCCCCGATTTGGACACCTGCATGTACACCTTAGGTGGAGGTGTAGATCCGGAGCGAGGGTGGGGGCACCGCGACGAAACCTGGCACGCCAAAGAGGAATTGGCGCGCTACGGCGTGCAGCCGGACTGGTTCGGACTCGGCGACCGCGATATCGGCACCCACCTGGTGCGCACCCAGATGCTCAACGCCGGCTACCCCCTGTCACAGATCACCACCGCGCTGTGCGACCGCTGGCAGCCCGGCGCGCGGCTGCTGCCCGCCAGCGACGACCGGTGCGAGACCCACGTGGTGATAACCGATCCCGACGACGGCAGCCGGCGCGCCATCCACTTCCAGGAGTGGTGGGTCCGCTACCGGGCCCAGGTGCCCACCCACAGCTTCGCCTTCGTCGGCGCCGAAAAGGCGGCCGCCACAACTGATGCCACCGCGGCCATCGCGGACGCCGACGTGATCCTGCTGGCGCCGTCGAACCCGGTGGTGAGCGTCGGCGCCATCCTGGCCGTGCCCGGCATTCGCGGCGCGTTGCGCGCGGCGCGGGCACCGATCGTCGGCTACTCGCCGATCATCGGTGGAAAGCCCTTGCGCGGCATGGCCGATGCCTGCCTGTCCGTGATCGGGGTCGAGTCGACCGCCGAGGCGGTCGGCCGCCACTACGGCGCGCGCCGCGACACCGGCATCCTGGACGGCTGGCTGGTGAGCGAGGACGACAGCGCCGACATCGACGGCGTCAGCGTGCGCTCGGTGCCGCTGGTGATGACCGACCCGGCGGCGACCGCCGAGATGGTCCGGGCCGGGCTGGACCTGGCGGGGGTGAAGCCGTGA
- a CDS encoding WhiB family transcriptional regulator, producing MASTPHTDIDPALDRPARPHLTVVPDAPTAFEPEPLPEPAADQWQDRALCAQTDPEAFFPEKGGSTREAKKICLGCEVRHECLEYALEHDERFGIWGGLSERERRRLKRGII from the coding sequence ATGGCGAGCACGCCGCACACCGACATCGACCCGGCTCTGGACCGCCCCGCTCGGCCCCATTTGACCGTGGTTCCTGATGCGCCAACCGCTTTCGAGCCCGAGCCCTTGCCCGAGCCGGCCGCCGACCAGTGGCAGGACCGGGCGCTGTGCGCCCAGACCGACCCCGAGGCCTTCTTCCCGGAAAAGGGTGGTTCCACCCGCGAGGCGAAGAAGATCTGCCTGGGTTGCGAGGTGCGTCATGAGTGCCTCGAGTACGCCCTCGAGCACGACGAGCGCTTCGGTATCTGGGGCGGTTTGTCCGAACGGGAGCGCCGCCGCCTCAAGCGCGGCATAATCTGA
- a CDS encoding metallopeptidase family protein encodes MRGPLLPPTVPGWRSRAERFDMAVLEAYEPIERSWQDRLAELDVAVDEIPRISAKDPESVQWPPEVIADGPIPLARLIPAGVDIRGNATRARIVLFRKPIERRAKDTVELGDLLHEILVAQVAIYLDVEPSVIDPTIDDD; translated from the coding sequence ATGCGCGGCCCGCTGTTGCCCCCGACCGTCCCGGGCTGGCGCAGCCGCGCCGAGCGCTTCGACATGGCGGTGCTGGAGGCCTACGAACCCATCGAGCGGAGCTGGCAGGACCGGCTGGCCGAACTGGACGTGGCGGTCGACGAGATTCCGCGCATCTCGGCCAAGGATCCCGAGAGTGTGCAGTGGCCGCCCGAGGTGATCGCCGACGGGCCGATCCCGCTGGCGCGGTTGATCCCGGCCGGCGTCGACATCCGCGGCAACGCCACGCGGGCACGAATTGTGTTGTTCCGCAAGCCAATTGAGCGACGGGCGAAAGACACCGTCGAGCTCGGCGACCTGCTGCACGAAATCCTGGTGGCCCAGGTCGCGATCTATCTGGACGTTGAGCCGTCGGTCATCGATCCGACGATCGACGACGACTAG
- a CDS encoding DUF3499 domain-containing protein, which yields MNVPRRCCRPGCPHYAVATLTFVYSDSTAVVGPLATAREPHSWDLCVNHAGRITAPRGWELVRHAGPLLSEPAHPDEDDLVALADAVREGDDRAAPYAATPVNGFADAHIHHGGSQATAPSSSLLAPPEHRSGRRRGHLRVLPDPSD from the coding sequence GTGAACGTTCCCCGTCGCTGTTGCCGGCCCGGGTGCCCGCACTACGCCGTGGCGACCCTGACGTTCGTCTATTCGGACTCGACGGCAGTCGTCGGTCCGTTGGCGACCGCGCGGGAACCGCATTCCTGGGATTTGTGCGTCAACCACGCCGGCCGGATCACCGCGCCCCGCGGATGGGAGCTGGTGCGCCACGCCGGGCCCCTCCTTTCCGAGCCCGCCCACCCCGACGAGGACGACCTGGTCGCCCTGGCCGACGCGGTGCGCGAGGGCGACGACCGCGCCGCGCCGTACGCGGCCACGCCGGTGAACGGCTTCGCCGACGCGCACATCCACCACGGCGGGTCCCAGGCCACCGCGCCCAGCAGCAGCCTGCTGGCACCGCCCGAGCATCGCTCCGGACGGCGCCGCGGCCACCTGCGCGTGTTGCCCGATCCCAGCGACTAG